The Corynebacterium pseudopelargi genome contains a region encoding:
- the recF gene encoding DNA replication/repair protein RecF (All proteins in this family for which functions are known are DNA-binding proteins that assist the filamentation of RecA onto DNA for the initiation of recombination or recombinational repair.) — translation MYLRHLELHDFRSWEHCELDLAPGVQLFVGRNGFGKTNILEAIGTIAHLGSHRVSHDAPLIRQGMQQARISATAVNHGRELTAHLLLKRQGANLAQINRTRLKSPRELLGVVQSVLFSPEDLALVRGEPEERRRYMDHVIAAKRPRLAGVKADYQHVLRQRNSLLKSAGAALRRGYGGDNAALLTLDTWDAQLAMLGAQLMLARIELIASLKPLVHDGYARIAPESRPASVEYRPSVDISQIDSIEYSTEVLEALILAELGAKRQREIERGMSLVGPHRDDLDVLLGNYPAKGFASHGETWSMALALRLAEFELLRAGGTEPILMLDDVFAELDAKRRQRLVEVTQEAEQVIISAAVGDDLPEGLDAHEVHRHYVNMQDQGEARVSVLDE, via the coding sequence GTGTACCTACGGCATTTGGAATTACATGACTTCCGTTCCTGGGAGCACTGTGAGCTTGACCTAGCGCCAGGGGTGCAATTATTTGTGGGGCGCAATGGCTTTGGAAAAACCAATATTCTCGAAGCCATTGGCACCATCGCGCACCTGGGATCGCACCGCGTATCACACGATGCCCCACTGATTCGGCAGGGCATGCAACAGGCCAGGATTTCTGCCACCGCAGTCAACCATGGCCGCGAGCTCACGGCGCATCTGCTGCTCAAGCGCCAGGGTGCGAACTTGGCACAGATCAACCGGACGCGGCTCAAAAGCCCACGCGAATTGCTCGGCGTGGTGCAAAGCGTGCTGTTTTCTCCTGAAGATTTGGCATTAGTTCGCGGTGAACCCGAAGAACGCCGCCGCTACATGGATCATGTGATTGCTGCGAAAAGGCCTCGCCTTGCAGGGGTCAAGGCTGATTATCAGCACGTTCTCAGGCAGCGGAACTCCCTGCTGAAATCCGCAGGGGCCGCCTTGCGCCGCGGCTATGGTGGCGATAATGCTGCGCTATTGACCTTGGATACTTGGGATGCGCAATTAGCCATGCTGGGCGCTCAGCTCATGTTGGCGCGCATCGAACTCATCGCATCCTTAAAGCCTTTGGTCCACGATGGCTATGCGCGCATTGCCCCGGAGTCGCGGCCAGCCTCGGTGGAGTATCGCCCCTCGGTGGATATCAGTCAGATTGATTCCATCGAATATTCCACGGAGGTGCTTGAGGCACTGATCTTGGCGGAACTTGGTGCAAAACGCCAGCGCGAAATTGAACGTGGCATGTCCTTGGTAGGCCCGCATCGTGATGATCTGGATGTGCTCTTGGGCAATTATCCGGCCAAGGGCTTTGCCAGCCACGGCGAAACCTGGTCGATGGCTCTTGCGCTGCGTTTGGCGGAATTTGAGCTTCTGCGAGCCGGCGGCACAGAACCCATTTTGATGCTTGACGATGTTTTTGCTGAGCTCGATGCCAAGCGCCGTCAGCGCTTGGTGGAAGTCACCCAAGAAGCCGAGCAGGTGATCATTAGTGCTGCTGTGGGCGATGATCTGCCTGAGGGCTTAGATGCCCACGAGGTGCATCGCCATTATGTGAATATGCAGGATCAAGGAGAAGCAAGGGTATCGGTGCTTGATGAGTGA
- a CDS encoding DciA family protein yields the protein MSEQSSSAADDPIAAAFEQMRAQAKRRGGYVPRLNAKARSMDSFESPASSDAKAQPRPPIGRPTGKDGRALPKASNVKGIGQVIQREIRRRGWQKEMASALVFGHWEELVGEQVAKHTKVEMVKDKKLFLSCDSTAWASNLRLMQRQILQKINAEVGPDIITELRIFGPKTPSWRHGPLHVKGRGPRDTYG from the coding sequence ATGAGTGAGCAATCTTCGAGTGCTGCAGATGATCCCATTGCTGCAGCCTTTGAGCAGATGCGTGCCCAGGCGAAGCGCCGTGGAGGCTATGTTCCACGCCTGAATGCCAAGGCCCGCTCCATGGACTCCTTTGAAAGTCCTGCAAGCTCAGATGCCAAGGCTCAGCCCCGGCCGCCTATTGGCAGGCCCACTGGCAAAGATGGCAGAGCGCTGCCCAAGGCTTCCAATGTCAAAGGCATCGGCCAGGTGATCCAGCGTGAGATTCGTCGCCGAGGCTGGCAAAAGGAAATGGCCAGCGCTTTGGTGTTCGGCCATTGGGAAGAACTCGTTGGCGAGCAGGTAGCTAAGCACACCAAAGTCGAGATGGTGAAGGATAAAAAGCTTTTCTTAAGTTGTGATTCCACGGCCTGGGCTTCGAATCTTCGCTTGATGCAGCGGCAGATTCTGCAGAAAATCAATGCCGAAGTTGGCCCCGATATCATCACCGAGCTGCGCATTTTCGGGCCAAAAACGCCCAGTTGGCGCCATGGGCCTTTGCATGTGAAAGGCCGTGGCCCAAGAGACACCTACGGATAG